One Aegilops tauschii subsp. strangulata cultivar AL8/78 chromosome 2, Aet v6.0, whole genome shotgun sequence genomic window, ACAACTACCATGATCTTAGAGGATATTCGGCTAGGCTTAACATTTTTAGCAGAACCTTGTCAGAAGGACGGAAGCTCCCGCGTTACGAGGATTGTGCTTAACTTTGACTTTTGGAGTTTGAGTTTTTTTGAGCAACCGATAGGCAcaaccttttcattaaaaagaaaaaaattaatTAGTTCGTAAGAAAAATGACCAAAAATTGATCCACATCGACAAACCCCAACACCATAGCCCCGACCATGGGAATTGACTGTCCGGACCTTTTTACAATTAATATTGGATCAGATCCACGGAGCAACATCAACTTCACCAATGGTGTCATCTCATCAACACCGTCGGCTCCTTCGGCATGGAGAGCAACTTCGCCTCACaccgataactgccacacgtgtggcatctAGGGGGTTGTGCCGCACGCCCTGTGTGGCATAGAGGCAGCCCCGCCCGCACGACGGCGTCCGGGCGCACCCAGCCACAACCCGCACGTCTGGTGTGTGGCACAATCGCCCACACGTATGGGCGAGCGACCCCGCAGCCCGCACAACCTCTCGCGCCCATCGTCCCTATCCGACTTCGAACCACACCGCGACCTGCCGCCGTCGTCTCCTACCTCTCGATCGGCCAATATTCCCCTACCTCCATCGTCTTCCTTCTCTAGTTGCCATGGCAACCAGACCATATCTCTAGCGCCACCCCAACCCCACCCCCTCCCGATCGACGGAAAACACGACAACAAGCAAACAGGTCATTCTCcgatctcctcctccttctcctgtCCCAAATAATTGCACTTCCAGATTGCCCACGAAGATGGCGACTAGATCCACACTGTCATGGCAAAACACACCACGGATTTGTGTTTATTCCCCTTTGCCAACCAACGTACGCAATATCTGCCATGTTCTATCCTAGATCTGATGTAAGCTTGTAGATTGGGTTGCTGCTAGTAGGTGCTCCAGAAGGATGTGTAGGATTCACTAAAATCAGGGAAGAGAAAAGGAGCAATTTGGGTggtacataaggagggagaaaaTTAGTTGCCACCTATCTTTGTTGTTGGTTGCCACCATGTTATGTTGTTACTTGCCATCATATTATGTTGGTTGTTGCCGTCGGTTCAAAATGATAGTTAGCATCCAGATTATAGAAAAGAGAATGAATGTGCATGTCCTACTTGCCATGATGTATTGGTTGTTTATGCAAGAAATGTGATAAGATTGTCGTGTTTCCTTTTATTTGGAAACAGCAAAAATGCATTTCGAGTAGTCATGCGTTCTTGTTCATGCGGTGATTGAAAACAAAGTGGGAGAAAAGCAGAAAAAATGAATCATGAAGATGACACTGATCCTTGGTTTTCTCAAAGGCCGCAAGCGCCCCCTTGGGATGTAGTAGAGTACAATCAACTCATTTCCGCAGGACCGTTGCTGCCACTACTAGAGCAGTACGCGAACATAGGTACGATGCATGTTCAAAAAGGGATAGTTGACATGTTTGTGGGCATGAAAATGGCATTCTACTTATGTGCTACAATGTCCTTGTTCGCAGGTTCTTATGACACAACAACACAGACAGggataccatggcaagttccaacaCATGGCGCTATCGCTGATAGATGTACGAGAGACCAACTTCAAGTAGCAAATGTGGCAAATCAAGGTAATGCATAGAAAATAGCATAATGATGTGGTCAAAAAAGAACTCTTGCAAGGATGGCAAGACTTACGAGTTTTTTGAAAATACGCAGGACCATCATGCAGCACGTGGCAACAGGCGGCAACCGGGTACCTGCCATCAATGTCGTACGCATGTGAGTCGTATGAAGTGATCTTGCGGACAGTGCATAAGAAAAAGGAACCTAGGTGACATTCGTGTTTACGTGGTGTGAcgacaaaattcaaaaaaaagtaTGACATTGCCGTTTGCTGCTTGTTAGAAGTAGGAAAAAATGATGGAAAGTGCATCTGCCAAGTCTGGTCACCTATAGTTGCCACATGTGGACAATCTGCATGTGTCAGATTGAATGTATGAGTGACAGTGGTAGTACGTGAATGCACGCAGTTGCCATGTCTGGACAAACGCAGTTGCCATGTCTGAACAAATGTATTTGCCATGTCTAGGCAACTGTAGTTGCCATGTCTGGAcaactgtagttgccatgtgtgAACGACTCTGGTTGCCATGGTTGAACCACTACATATGCCATGATATAGAAACTACGGTTGCCGTGCATTGACCAACTCCTCATGATCACAGGTTGTTACGGTGGAAACACAACAGCAATGGTATCGTGGCAAGCTTCACCGTTATAGACCATCGGTATTGCAGATAGAGCACAGCAAATTGAAGTGACAGACCAGCTTCGATTAGCACATGTGGCACAACAAGGTAAAAATATGTGAACCAACAAAAAAAGTGCATTTTCTGTTGTGGAACAGCATGGGGGAAAGTGGATTTCTCATGATGGTGGCGGCAAACTACAAATGCTACCAACTGAATGTGTCCAATAGTCGTATATGGTCTTAAGGATTTGTCAATTATTGTCTGCGTGTAAACGCCATTTGTGATTAACTCCATTTGCATCATGGGCTCATATCTAGAATGCAAGTTTTGATGTTAAAGATGCTGGTTGCCATGACTTGGCAGCAAGAGCTGCCATGTTTGGTCAATTGTAGCTGCCATGGCTGAAAAACAGCAGTTGCCATGCATGGCCAGATGCAGATGCTCAAGGCTTGCTGTATGAATGATATCATGCCAGATCAGATGAAGTTGCTATATTTCATTACGATAAACATGTCATTCAAGCAATACTGCTTACACACGTACCTGTTTTTTTGCAGGAGCTTCAACTACAATCAATAGCGGTGCGATAACTTCTACTACGGGGACCTCGGAGCACACGGAAGGGGCGTTCCACGAGAAAGTCACCAATGCTGCCACAAACAATGCAGAATCAGTGTCAGAACTGGCAATCGTTGCAGCAATGACGACAAGCACGCCTGTGCACGCCAGCACAAGCAACACTCAAGCAGATGAAACAGCCTCCAATACTGAAGTGAATGATGAAACTGATAACGAAGCGCAAGGGGGAGAAGAAGATGGGCAATCGGAAATCGTGATACCTCAACCACCATATGTTGGGCAGAGACTTGGTACgtttgaagatgccaaggaattCTACCAGAGATATGCAATGTTACATGGGTTTGCGGTGAACACAGAATACCAtaggaaaataaaaaaactaacgAGTATAGCAGAGGTGAGATAAGGTGCTACAAGGCACGAAGGAATAAGAAGGGTAAAGGTGTTGTGCCTGTCGTGCCGGAACGAAAGAGAGGCATCGTTCTCAAGACGGAATGCCCTGTCCGGTTGAAGCTAAACGCAAATGGAGCGTGGTGGGTGGTCACAGAATATTTCGACGAACACAACCACGAACTCATAAGAAGTTTGACCTAGTAAAATTTCTGAGCGCCCACAGAGGATTCAACCCCCTCAAGAAGAAATTCATAAAGTTGCTACATGATTGTAACGTCGGTCCATGAAGAATGGTCCAAATACTATCCCTGATCCACAGCGGAGATGGTAGTCTGAGTAGCATGCCCTACATACCAGCAGACATCACGAACCTAAAGGCAAAGTACCGTAGAGAGAGCAGGTTGCCTGACATAGAAGACACAATAGCCTACTTCGAAGAGAAAGCAAAAGCAGATACTGATTTCTTCTACATGATAAGATTGGACGATGATGACCGTGTCAGAAACATGTATTGGGTGGATGGTGCTGCAACAAGAGCCTACAAACATTTCCGTGATTGCATTTTGTTCGACGCGACATATCTCACGAATATGTACAAGATGTCCTGCGCTCCATTCATAGGAATAAATAACCACAATCAGTCATTGCAGTTTGGTTGCGGACTCGTTCGGAAGAAGATACAGATGGTTACACTTGGCTGTTCAAAACCTTCTTGGAGTGCATGGGTGGACTTGCTCCGATGAACATAATGACCGACCAGGATTTTAGCATGCGTGCAGGCATAGAGGAGGTCTTTCCGTTGGCAGTGCACAGGCACTGTAGGTGGCATATTATTAAGAAGGCTGAGGAGACGCTAGGACCATTCTTTGCTGACCGTCCAGAACTACACAAGGCATTCGAGCTGTGCGTGGACCACAGCTTGACGGTGGAGGAGTTTGAACGGAGCTGGACGGCTATGATTGAAACATACCAATCCAAGACAACAAGACACTTAATAGTCTGTGGGAGAAGCGAATATACTGGGTGCCGGCCTACTTCATGCAGTGCTTCTTTCCATTTCTGCAGACTACGCAATGCAGTGAGGGGTTCAATGCTGTTTTGAAGCGATACGTGAGCCCTGGCAACTCATTGCTGTAGTTTGCCAAGCAATACACAGCTTTGCAACAGAAAATACTAGGATCTGAGCTACAGCAAGAAGTAAACACCGCACTCAAGAAGCCTAAATTGCTAACATATTTACCGATGGAGAGACAGATGAGCAAGATATACACCAATAGGATTTTTAACAAGTAAGTGGATTATCTTACCGTCTTATTTGCACTACCATGAAGATAGTAGTTGCCATGTAGAATGCAATGTAGTTGCCAACTTTTTTGACATGCTGGTCTATTGAAAAATAGCCACTGATTACATTATAAGCAAAAATTGTAGTTGCCATGTGTAATGGACTGTAGTTGCCATGTGAAatgaactgtagttgccatgtgtattgaactgtagttgccatgtgtAATGAAATGTAGTTGCCATGTGAAATGATATGTAGTTGCCATGTGAGACAAAACTGCATTTGCCATGTGAAatgaactacagttgccatgtgaAATAAACTGCATTTGCCATGTTAAATGTTATGCAATTGCCATGTTAAATATCATGCAGTTGCCATGTGGAAACAAACAATCCAAAAAAATGTGTAAAAAAAGAGGCTTTCCATGCCATCATTGATTTTAAATACATTTGATATGTTATGACCTACCTCAACAGAAGGTGCTAAAAACATCATTCAAGAATTTAACGAGCACAAAAACATGCAAATTCCAGGAAGAAATAAAGCGTGCCAGCATGTACACAGCTTACCAGGTCGACGAACATACATTCAAGGTGTGTTCTCTCTTGGGCATGTTTGATTCAGAACCTGAAGGCCCGGACAAGGGAAGAAACTACTTTGTGAAGGCCTCGATAAACGAAGGTGAATACTGCTGCCAATGCTGCAAATTCGAACGGGACGGGATTGTGTGTTGTCACATACTCAAATTAATGGACATGCATGCGGTCACGCGATTGCCCCGCCATTTCATACGACGGCGATGGACTTGGGACGCTGACAATGCGTTGGGGCCACAAACATCAAATGCAGTTTTAGCTGTGCATGATGACAGACCAGAGGCAACCATGGACGCCGTGAGGCATGTTGTATTGACCAAGAATTATGCTGAACTAATAGATGAAGCATGCAAGAGTGATGAGACAGCGAGGGTGGCAAAAAAACACAGGAAGGCCCTGAAAAGAGAGCTTGATGAGATCAAAAAGAGGAAGGCTGAAGAAGCCTTACACAGCTTCCCCCGTACCTCAAGTGTGCCTTCGTCCACAGGTCCATCATTTGAAAACTCGGAGGTAGGGTCTAGAACAACAAGCACGCAAACCCAGGTCAGGAACCCGCCCCATTCCATCACAAAATGGCGTCCAAAAGAGGTGAGATACAAATCGGGGTTGGAAATTCAAGCAAAGCACAAGAAAACAAAGAAAGGGACAGGCAATCCGTAAGCAACTTTGGAGGATTGTAACTTAGGTGTTGGTGACAATTTTGTAAAGTAGATGGGCAAGATTTTAAAAAATGCGAGAATGACTATTGGTGGACAACAGAATTTGAAGAAAATGCCATGTATGCATGACTAAAATTGCTACGTACGTGCTACTAAATCTGCCATGCAGCTTCCATCGAATCTGCCATGTAATTGCTACTGAATCTGCCATCGCGTAGATTTCCGTTTTCAGTCCACGGATTTTGTTTTTCACACATATTGTATTGTATACATACTCTGAACGAACTAGTTGAAACAATCAAGTGCAAAAACACGAGAGAACGGTTGCTTATGAACTACCATGCTAACCAATACAGTTATCAATGCAAAAAACCCAAAAACAAAAATGGAACGATTACTTTCCCTGACCGTGCCTAATCAACTATATTTGCCATGTTTCAGGCATCATAAACACATTCAAACTCGCAACTGGTACTCACAATCACAAAACACATAATAGTAGTGAACATAAAGGTAGTTGTTGTCACACCTAAGCAGGTTCATATCCACACTTATATTACAAATATTCAATGGCACACACACGCCACCACTATGTACTAGAGCTACGGGGGATGCAGTCATAACATAGCACACAGACATAGTTTAAAGAACAAGGTGATACCTTACATTCCTCAGCCACAGAATGTAAGGTAGGCATGCGTATGGAGCATCACATGATCACTTGTACTTCTTGTTGGCAGTTTTGACAGCTCCCTCTATGAACTCTCGTGCTGAAGCACGTGTGTTGAAATCTTCATTCATCAACTAGTTCCATGTATATATTTTACGGAGCTCAACGACCATTGCAGCTGTGATCACAGGGACCCATCGACCTTCCCACTTTGCAAGGTATTCCAACATGTGAAAGCCGCAGTCATGCCTATAACGAAAGAAACAGGTGAACTCGTGCCAATAGAAAATATGATAAACTTCAATGCAGAGGTGATAAGGTTTCGGATTGATGTGGAGGACACATGAAAAAAGATAGTAATTATCCGTTTCCTTGCTTCACAGTCATGACATACTCGATTGGAAAATGACTGATCTGGACCTTTGAGTTTTCGTAATGACGGCTCCATGTCTCTTTCAGGTTGTTGATAAAGAATTCAGCATGTGTAGTAAGGTCTTCATCATCTCCTGAACGGATTGAATCAAGCACCTCAAATCGTTGGTTCTTCAGGTCAAGGCAAATCGCGTAGTGGTGACCACACTTGTCATCTGGGTTGTCTGATGCAAGCTCCGGGAATATGACCTGCAAGTAAACAAGAGGAAAGAACAAACAGAGTTCACATCAAAACAGAATGATGTAGTTGGAAAAATGATATGTAAAAAATATTTCCAGTTGCACTAAGAGATACATGAATAACCAAGCATCAAGGGGCCGAATGCACGCACAGAAAAATGTTTATTTGCCATGTGTAATCGAAGGAAGTTGCCATCCATGTATAAACAAAGTTGCCCAATACTGTAAGTGGCGTTGCCACATAAATTGCATTGAAAAGGTCAAACTTATTTTACATGGCAGCTGTTGCCACATGAAACGTCTGTCATGAACAGTATGTAACCCACATATGAAGTATAACTACTGACAAAACATACCATGGAAAAAATATGTACAACGAGAAGAAACAACACATATTTCTTCAGTGTGAGCTTGAATTCACCATGCGCGGCAAAATGCTTCCTCAGGATTTTATGTGGAAGTCACTATCCCATAGTTTACAGGTCACGCTGTACTGCATGATCGTCTTGTCAGGACAAATGTCCATATGTCTGTTGATGAAGTCAATCCCACACGCAACTACATTCTTCGACATATTTACCAGTGGGCCTCACAGACACGGCAAGATCACCCAGGTCGACATATGTCGCATCACATTGTATGATTTTGGTTCTGTCGCTATATGAAAATGATATAACATGAAAGAATCATGTctactaaaaaaataaaaataaacataAACAACACATGGCTAGAAAGGGTAAAAAAATATCAAAGAAAAGCAAGTGAGGGGTTATGTGGTGTAGACATTACGCTTTCAGCTCCTTCATGTGCTTGCTGTTCAACCTCGCATTTCCGAAACGCTTGACAATATCGTACAGATGGTTCTGCTCTTTTGTGGCCTTAACATCGGGCTCATAGTCATCCACGGGTGGTGCATGAACTATCCTATTCTGCCTCACAGATCCAGGGGTGGCACTTCTAACGGTATCCTCGAATACTGACTCAGCAGGCATGTTAGAACTTGATTGCCCCTCACCCCGTGAGGACCTCTTCTCCAATGCTTCCTCCTCAATCCTACGGTAAGCTTCATCGAGTGAGGGCGAAATCTCCTCAGGGGTGGCTGTAAGAATAAAACAGTGGGTTAGGAACCTTGGAAACAACAAGTTATTGTGAAAAAAGTTTAGACTGGGAACTGAGGTGCTAATAAGAGAGTGTCTATGTCAAATTTTACTTGGTAGCCAAAATATTTCGCAGGTGAAAAGTGCACTGGAGTTGCCATGTGGCAACAACTCCAGTTGCCATGTATGTTGCACTGGAGTTGCCATGTGGCAACAACTCCAGTTGCCATGTGCATTGCACTGGAGTTGCCATGTGGCAAcaactgtagttgccatgtgcATCCCATGAGATTTGCCATCACCATTAAGAAACCAAAAAGCTTGTGACAAACATCAGACAAAAAATGTAGAAACAAAATGATAAACATGCAAAAAATGTACCTTGCACTATCGGCTCTGCAAACTTCACAGCTTTCCTGCCATCAGCCATTGGCTGCGCCATCATTGGGGCCGTGCCTGCCGGGAAAGCAAAGGCAATAGGCACAGGATCATGCGCCACTGGTTCATCCTAAGTGCGATCTTACCAAGACTAAAGCTCGGTGGGGTGAAAGCCATCGGGTGCCTCTCCTGCCTACCAGTCGGATCGCGAACAAATTGTTTGGCAGAAATATAGAGGTGACAGATCAACAAACATGTTTGCCTCGTCTGCTGTAGGATCATCAGGCTTATTAGTAGGGCGGGGCGTGCTGTCAGCGGTCTCAATCACAACTTTCTTGCCTATTTTCCTGTTTGGGCTATAGGGAACACCAATGTTGACAGGAAGCTTAGAAGTGCGCAGATTTAAGCTGGTGTTCTCCACGGCGGTGAAAGACACAGTCTGCTCTGAACGTTCACCACCTTCAGTCGTGCACGGCTTACCACCTGCGTCTGTTGTATTCCGGACTTTCGTTTTCTCCATAACATTGCTTTTGGCAGGAGGTGGGAACAGTGTGAAAGCAGGCACGTAACCAGAGTCACCTTTGCTGCTCTTAGCAACCTCTGGTGCATTGGATATCTGTGCAGGATGCTTGCGGGGGCTACGCCGCCTAGGTGGCAGACCAGCTCGCGCAACGGTCGCAGTAGCAGCCTTTGGACCACCAGCCGCTGGAGCCGTTGTGCAATGAGTCTCGTCTGTGGATGGCCTATCATTCTGAAATGTGGCCGCAGCCCCTTCTTTTTTGGACACAGAAGTGCCACCGGCCACACGCTTGGAATCCGTATCAGATGAGCGTGAATCTTCCTTGTTTAGGTTGAGCTCGAAAGCGTCCACTTCAACACTTGCTGATTTGGTGGCATGGGTCACAATAGCATCCCTCATTGCCACCAGGGTGAGCAGTATCTCAGCAGTCCTGACAGATACTGACTCGTCACTCCCAGATATACGGATGGTTGTTGTTGTGGTCTGCACATCTGCAACCGGCGGAGATGGGCGGCCGCTTGAATCAGAGCTAGTGGGAACAATGGACGGTGCAGCAACAGTTTTGTCGACTGGCGGCTCATTAATATCTGCATTACCACTTGTCGACAACTTAGAGTGAATGCGTTCAAGTGGGTCTTTGGTAGTGCGTTTGGTTGAGCGTGTAGTAGTCTTCTTCACCCTACAAGAGAAAACGCATGAAGAGTTCAAAAAGGTGAGCAAAATAATTGCCATAGTAGTCATCATAAAATGAAAATGTGTGATATGCCAAAGCTGCTAtttgaaaacaaagtatggatgAACACACATGAAATACAGGTGGTTGAAGTTAGTGGAAAGCTACCAGTTGCCATATGAGTGAAAATTATTTGCCATGTGGCCTAGTAAGCAGTTGCCATGCAGGAAATTTAGATCATGAAAACAGCAATTGCCATGTGGCAAGTTAGACAGCTGCCATGAGAAGCAGGCAATAGTTGCTATAGAAGTGGATCAAGTAAAAGGTTGTATATGATTTAGAATGCATCAAACAAAAAATAGCATTAGGACAATAAAAAATAAGGAGAACCCACTTCTTGATTGTCTTCCTCAAGTCTTGCAGCACGACAGGATCCCCGGTGTTGGACATTGATGTGCGAGGAGACGACCTAGTGGAAGTGGTGGCACCAGCAGTGGGAGCCCCCTTGTTCAATCGGGCAAAAACACGGGTTGGCGTGGGTGCTTGTTTCTTAACTGATCGTCCACCAGCTGTCGCCTCACTGCACGTAGGAAAAATGACAAAAAGATACCAAGTGTGAGACACAAAATTCATGGCGCACTTAGAAAAATGAAAAAAGGTCGGGCTATTAAAAAGGAAGGACAAACAAAACGCTAAATAGACGTCAAACCTCCTCCAAGAAGCTACGAGATCGGTCCTACACCTCTTGCCAACAGAGCCTTGGCCATCATCGTCTGCAGCCCTGCCCCTCTTTGAGAGCGAAACCCCCGTGTCTCTCACAATAGTTGGATCAATGCCTCCTTCCGATGCAGAACTTTTGGTGCAACCTTATCGTTCTTACCCCCTACACGAACTTCATCATGTTCATCATCGTCGATGTCATGTGGCACATACTCCATGTCATCGTCACCGTCCTTGTCGAGACCAGCATCCACGCCACCAAGACCATCTCCATCTAGCTCATCTTGCGTGTCAGGGAGTTCCTGAGAGCTGTTGTAGTCGTATCGGCCACGGCAACCAGTTGGTCGATGTGTCTGTTCTCCAACAAATGATGTGAACTGCCTTACAACCGCGTCGCTATCAGAACCATTAAGTGACGTCCAACCATCAACCAACTTCCCAAGCAAGTTAGTCATGCCGAAAGCAAACTGCCCGACTAGGTGCTCAACAGGTGCCCTCGCCTAAGCAGAAAACAAAAAAGTAACAAGAACAAAACATATTAGAGTCACGTGCGTAAGAAAAATAAGCCAAAACGGCAAAACATATTCTCTACCTAATAATAAAAGGGAACTGCTTCTACCCGTCCGTCCGTCTGGTAATTCTTCGTACGTCGTGTTCGATTTTCTGGAACGCCGCTTGGTTGGGCTGCCGCCTGGGTACTTCCGTCGCTCAGATGGGCCTGGCTGGGCATGACCCCATGGCAAAAATTATGTGCGTTGGTGAGGATCAAACGCACCACCTTTCTTACGATCAAATTCTAATCAATCAAGGTAGCCAAATTGACCTGTAGCATACGCCTGTCATGAAAAAAAAGATGCATGGTTATTTCATGTGGAATAGTCCCACCTTGCTCCATTGAACGAATTCACACCAATTTAAATATGTTTATAAGTTGTCAACAATATCAACCAGGCTCCTCATGAATCAACAAACAGACGTGAGAACTTTAGAATggaaaagaggccaaagagcagAATTGTTGTGTGAGCTAATTATTGAATAGAAATACATGACCATTCGGCCACAGCCACCGGAATTGACGACGTCCACGAACATAAATAGGCTGAAGATGATGAGGAAAAGAAATAACTAAATACATGTGACGACAGCACACGAGGTACTCAGCTCCAAGCCGAGCCTTGGCGTGAGGCATGGCCGGCCGCAGCCACCTACATTGAACATAAGTAGGCTGAAGATCTTCTCTTGAGGAAGAGGAATAAGCTAAATACAGTCCAAGCTGAGCATGGCCGATTGGCGGAGCTCACTCATGAGGAAGCAGGGTCGTAGTGACGCGGGTGGACGGGGATGTGGCCAAGCTAGAGGCATGGCCGGCGGCTCCATGCACTTGCTGCAATTGCGAGCGGCCAGGAACCACTCCGACTGTGCCGAACGACCTATGTGTGTTGGTGGCCAGCGATGTGCCCGACGAGTAATGGAATCCAGAGGTTCCTGTTATCCATTAGAAAGATTATCATGATATATATCAATCAAGATTTGGGATAAAACACCCAAATCAGAATTTATCTCGGTTGGACATCGGGCTCACCATCCAATGACCACCACGAAGTGCCTCGATAGGGGGGTTAGTCAATGGTTGTCCGACCATGACTAACGCGTCCCATCAAAACCGACACTCCCACCACGGGTAAAGGGAGAGATGCGACTGGTGGTAACCCCAACCCGACCATAGCATCAAACCACGGCCCTCACAATTCACTTATTTGTTTCCATGTTAATTAATCCAAGTTAATGTCATGACCCGTTGATCATGAACAGCAAGCAACTCCTAGCCATGTCAAACAAAGCTAAGAATATGATGTCATACAGTAAGATGAAAATGAAGATACTGAAATTGGCAACAACATTTTCTAATGCAAGTTGTGAATTTTTACCAGATCTAAAGACATGTTGTTAAAGTACATGATCTTTTACTTCCAAGTAATAATATTGATTATGTTCATATTTTCCGTTGCTACAGTACAATTTAAACCAGCCAACTCCATATCAGTACTACTCCAAACAGAAACTGGAATGATTTTTATGGATTATCCAAGTTCAGCAGGTTGAGCATTTTTCTGAAACTTTTATGCACAGGAAAGACTAGCCTTAGTCTGACAGTACGACGAACAAGTAAATTAAACGGTACTGAAACATGGCCATTTCTAGGTGAATCTAAATACGACCATCTCCCTATACAAATGTAAAACTTCCTTTCTTGCTCTCATTTACCGGCAGCTCAAGGCCAGCAGCAGCAAGCAACAAAAGCAAGCAGCAGCGGCAAGCAAAACAACCAGCAGCATCAAGCAGCAAAGCAAGCATCCAGCAGCGGCAACAACAGCAAGCCAACagcgagcagcagcagcaggaagAGATGGCTCCTCACCTTGCTGTTCGTGGCGGGGTCGGACGGAGCAGGGAGGCGAGAGGACGGACGGCAGCAAGTTTCGGACGGCGTGAATGGCGGTCAGCGGTCGAGGAAGAAGTAGGAGGGACCCACGGCTTCGAGTCCGTGGTCCAGAGGAGACGCGGACGACGCGGAGCCCGTCACGGCCCCTAGAGCTGCTCGGGGAGGAGGATGACCGCGGCAGCGTCGCAACAGCGGCCAACGGACCGAGAAAGGCGACCTTGGTTCAAGACGTACCTGCACGCCGGCACCAGGAATCACCATTAAAGGGACGGCAAGAGCAACAATCGAGCTAGGGAACTACGTAGGAGCAAGAGCGCACCGGAGAAGCGAGGTGGTTCACGGCGGCGTCCAACGGGCGTGCATGTCGGAGCCGGAGGCGTGAGCGTCGATCCGGACCGACGGCTGGCGGATCCCGCCGGTGCCAATGGCTGGCGTTGCAACGGCAAGCAGCGGCGTCCCCGGCGAGCTTGACAAGAAAGGGGATCCAGGGGAGGAAAAGAGTGAGGAGTGGAGAGGAGAAAAGATGAAGAGACAGCCGGGCAGGGTGCTGCGGCCCTTGCCGGCGCGTGTCCCTTGGAGTTGAGTAGCTGACGCTGCTGGAGTGCTGGACTGACCTAAGAGATCCACTGGT contains:
- the LOC109744475 gene encoding uncharacterized protein isoform X1 translates to MSNTGDPVVLQDLRKTIKKVKKTTTRSTKRTTKDPLERIHSKLSTSATPEEISPSLDEAYRRIEEEALEKRSSRGEGQSSSNMPAESVFEDTVRSATPGSVRQNRIVHAPPVDDYEPDVKATKEQNHLYDIVKRFGNARLNSKHMKELKASYSRSLHQTTQMTSVVTTTRFALT
- the LOC109744475 gene encoding uncharacterized protein isoform X2 codes for the protein MMAQPMADGRKAVKFAEPIVQATPEEISPSLDEAYRRIEEEALEKRSSRGEGQSSSNMPAESVFEDTVRSATPGSVRQNRIVHAPPVDDYEPDVKATKEQNHLYDIVKRFGNARLNSKHMKELKASYSRSLHQTTQMTSVVTTTRFALT